A region of Syntrophales bacterium DNA encodes the following proteins:
- a CDS encoding transposase, giving the protein MAVPKQKFIGLRIMARLPRIVVPQYPHHIVQRGNRRLDVFFTEEDRRAYLADIGEACERYGVAIWAYCLMRNHVHFVAVPANPDSLARCFSEAHVRYTRRINRREGWQGHLWQGRFGSSVLDQNYLIAAVRYVERNPVRAGLVAEAWEYRWSSAAFHVGKTDDAGIVSSDKMLNELVGDWKEYLTIQDKRNFVESVHRESSVNRPLGDVAFVDTLERRYQLKMTRGKAGRPVKTEQPALL; this is encoded by the coding sequence TTGGCTGTCCCGAAACAGAAATTTATTGGTTTACGGATTATGGCCCGTTTGCCCCGGATAGTTGTTCCCCAATACCCGCATCACATTGTGCAGCGCGGTAACCGCCGGCTGGACGTGTTTTTCACGGAGGAGGATAGGCGGGCGTACCTGGCGGATATAGGGGAAGCCTGCGAGCGGTATGGGGTGGCGATCTGGGCGTATTGCCTGATGCGCAATCATGTTCATTTTGTTGCTGTTCCGGCCAATCCGGATTCGCTGGCCCGCTGTTTTTCCGAGGCCCATGTTCGCTATACAAGGCGGATTAATCGTCGAGAAGGCTGGCAGGGTCATCTGTGGCAGGGCCGGTTTGGTTCAAGCGTGCTTGATCAGAATTATTTAATCGCGGCAGTGCGTTATGTAGAGAGAAACCCGGTGCGAGCGGGCCTGGTGGCGGAGGCGTGGGAATATCGCTGGTCAAGCGCGGCATTTCATGTCGGCAAGACAGATGATGCCGGAATTGTCAGTTCCGATAAGATGCTAAACGAGTTGGTCGGCGACTGGAAGGAATATTTAACTATTCAGGATAAAAGGAATTTTGTTGAATCAGTGCACAGGGAATCCTCCGTTAACCGGCCTTTGGGCGATGTGGCCTTTGTCGATACCCTGGAACGAAGATATCAATTAAAAATGACGCGCGGCAAAGCCGGAAGGCCCGTAAAGACGGAGCAGCCAGCACTGCTTTAG
- the lptC gene encoding LPS export ABC transporter periplasmic protein LptC: protein MIIPSIFLIKRNIIWLAIAIVALSGGLAFFCLQREAPNYPSKKVSQPAYQTQIDGLRFYELNHGRRVVSITADRFAIGRGKIGFFSTGLTRKAIIQNAIIEIYANSQFAAPPPGKPSPQGTPGNISLENHPDFTRLFAEETFSSLLPVRNIAEIEISPVTIRLRNDDKVLASIAAVRAAILLREKRIRFTGQVRVSSGDAELTTEELIFIPEAALLQTDHPFILKRGGNAIHGPALTTDIFLKSGTATN from the coding sequence ATGATCATTCCATCTATCTTTTTAATTAAGCGCAATATCATTTGGTTGGCAATCGCAATAGTTGCCCTGAGCGGCGGGTTGGCATTTTTTTGCCTCCAGCGCGAAGCGCCGAACTATCCAAGCAAGAAAGTCTCCCAGCCGGCTTATCAAACGCAAATAGACGGCCTGCGGTTTTACGAACTGAACCACGGCCGGCGGGTGGTCTCAATCACTGCCGACAGATTCGCCATCGGGCGGGGAAAAATCGGTTTTTTCAGCACCGGTCTTACCAGGAAAGCGATTATTCAAAACGCGATCATCGAGATTTACGCCAATTCGCAATTCGCCGCCCCCCCCCCCGGGAAACCCTCTCCCCAAGGAACCCCTGGCAATATCTCTTTGGAAAACCATCCTGATTTCACACGCCTTTTCGCCGAGGAGACGTTCTCTTCGCTCTTGCCCGTGCGCAATATCGCGGAAATCGAAATCTCGCCCGTCACAATCAGGCTCCGCAATGACGATAAGGTGCTTGCAAGCATCGCCGCCGTCCGGGCAGCCATTCTCCTCCGGGAAAAGAGGATTCGCTTCACGGGCCAGGTGCGGGTCTCATCCGGAGACGCGGAACTGACGACGGAAGAGCTTATCTTTATTCCGGAAGCCGCCCTGCTGCAAACGGACCATCCCTTCATCCTGAAACGGGGAGGAAATGCCATCCACGGCCCCGCCCTTACGACCGACATCTTCCTTAAATCGGGGACAGCCACTAATTGA